Proteins encoded in a region of the Geobacillus genomosp. 3 genome:
- a CDS encoding LytR/AlgR family response regulator transcription factor produces the protein MEDLKIVIADDDASSRTILRHFIRLFPHYNVVAETASGEELLQLVLQEQPDIVLVDISMPGLDGMEAVKICKQLLPSVQVIFITGYDEFAVEAFEVSATDYIVKPIERTRLFYALEKARKLIDMAKRWATPAKQPSKRLGIRSKNAIVLLPMEDILFVEKESRKTVIHTVNEQYETTETLNEIEKELDDDFFKTHRSYIINLKKVVKITQVGETYLAHFLNSEKVAYISKLKFHEVQRKIFDMNR, from the coding sequence ATGGAAGATTTAAAAATTGTGATTGCTGATGATGATGCGTCTTCCAGAACGATTTTGCGGCATTTTATCCGCTTGTTTCCCCATTACAATGTTGTGGCTGAGACGGCAAGCGGAGAGGAACTTTTGCAGCTCGTGCTTCAAGAACAGCCGGATATTGTGTTGGTGGATATCAGTATGCCCGGGCTCGATGGCATGGAGGCAGTAAAAATATGCAAACAGCTTTTGCCCTCTGTTCAGGTGATTTTTATTACTGGATATGATGAATTTGCCGTAGAGGCATTTGAAGTGTCTGCTACGGACTATATCGTGAAGCCGATTGAGCGGACGCGTCTCTTTTATGCACTCGAAAAAGCTCGCAAACTAATCGATATGGCCAAGCGATGGGCTACACCAGCGAAGCAGCCAAGCAAAAGGCTTGGAATCCGGTCGAAAAACGCTATTGTTTTGTTGCCCATGGAGGATATTTTATTCGTAGAAAAGGAAAGCAGAAAAACAGTGATTCATACGGTAAATGAGCAATATGAGACAACGGAGACGCTGAACGAAATCGAAAAGGAGTTGGATGATGATTTTTTTAAAACTCACCGTTCCTATATCATTAACTTAAAAAAGGTAGTGAAAATTACACAGGTTGGCGAAACGTATTTAGCCCACTTTCTTAATAGCGAAAAAGTGGCATATATTTCGAAGCTGAAATTTCATGAAGTGCAGAGGAAAATCTTTGATATGAATAGGTAG
- a CDS encoding PAS domain-containing protein yields the protein MEQDERSLIEHHFSMLREIFDAIDDMIFVAKSDGCSFRYIWANKAACRTIGMDNVTGKRFEDVLSPERAAKIKENYKQAAQMKTTITYEDEMETSNGWKHYETVLTPLDGEGDWHRWFVAVVRDVTERKMKERELQKMKEQLEASRKRYKTFLEHLPGGVLVFNQEGMVIYANISAVQLLGAKQKSDIVGIPMRKICRD from the coding sequence ATGGAACAGGACGAGAGGTCGTTGATCGAGCATCATTTCAGCATGCTACGGGAGATTTTCGACGCTATAGACGATATGATTTTTGTTGCGAAATCCGACGGTTGCAGCTTTCGCTATATATGGGCCAATAAGGCAGCCTGTCGCACTATCGGCATGGACAATGTCACCGGTAAGCGGTTTGAAGATGTTTTGTCTCCGGAACGGGCAGCCAAAATAAAGGAGAACTACAAACAGGCTGCCCAAATGAAAACAACGATTACTTATGAAGATGAAATGGAAACGTCCAATGGATGGAAACATTATGAAACCGTTCTTACCCCGCTGGATGGGGAGGGCGATTGGCATCGATGGTTTGTCGCTGTTGTTCGTGACGTTACAGAACGAAAGATGAAGGAACGGGAACTTCAAAAGATGAAGGAGCAGCTGGAAGCGAGCAGGAAGCGTTACAAAACGTTTCTTGAACATTTGCCGGGAGGAGTGCTCGTATTTAACCAAGAGGGAATGGTTATTTACGCAAACATCAGCGCCGTGCAGCTGCTCGGGGCGAAGCAAAAAAGCGATATTGTAGGCATTCCGATGCGGAAGATCTGCCGAGACTAA
- a CDS encoding sensor domain-containing diguanylate cyclase, translated as MSEQLSFIEKVDTFDGRTIYVRLSLSYIEYDGNPAIQGIMLDVTERIHYENRLKYLAFHDSLTGFPNRRLFLDLVRQSIEEAKRENRRLAVMYIDMDRFKEVNDTFGHDVGDQLLKLFAQRVKDNIGANAIPCRIGGDEFLVLVKDVANDAQIEKTAHKLQQSMQPPFLVNGHKIVATISIGIAVYPSDGNSSKELIRHADYALYRAKSVRNSYQFYSQNVRKAAK; from the coding sequence TTGAGTGAGCAACTCTCTTTTATCGAGAAAGTGGACACATTTGATGGCAGGACGATTTATGTAAGGTTGTCGCTTTCGTATATCGAATACGACGGAAATCCGGCCATTCAAGGAATTATGCTTGATGTGACTGAACGGATTCATTACGAAAACAGGCTGAAGTATTTAGCATTCCATGATTCGTTAACCGGCTTTCCAAATCGGAGATTGTTTCTCGATCTCGTGCGACAGTCAATCGAGGAGGCGAAACGGGAGAATAGACGGTTGGCTGTCATGTATATAGATATGGACCGCTTCAAGGAAGTGAATGATACGTTCGGCCATGATGTAGGGGATCAGTTGCTGAAGTTATTCGCCCAAAGGGTGAAGGATAATATTGGGGCGAATGCCATCCCATGCAGGATTGGGGGAGACGAATTCCTAGTATTAGTAAAAGATGTAGCGAATGATGCGCAGATCGAGAAAACAGCTCATAAACTGCAGCAAAGCATGCAACCCCCTTTCCTTGTCAACGGACATAAAATCGTTGCGACCATTAGCATAGGAATCGCTGTTTATCCGTCGGACGGAAACTCTTCGAAAGAATTGATCCGCCATGCTGACTACGCTCTTTATAGGGCAAAGAGTGTACGCAACAGCTATCAATTTTATAGCCAAAATGTTAGAAAAGCCGCTAAATAG